The uncultured Trichococcus sp. DNA segment GCCAATATGGGTGGCAAGACAGCAATCATGATTGGTATCGCAATCGTCATCGCAATCATGTTGGCTTTGACTGCACTGGACAAAGATAAAAAAACAGTAACTGCAGAATAAAGGAGGATATTGATTAGATGGATAGCACAGCAATAAGACACTTTGCAGATCAGATTCGGTACTATACCTTAAAAGAATTGAACTATATGGGGTACGGACATTACGGCGGCAGTCTTTCGATTGTAGAGACGCTCGCCGTCCTGTATGGGCATCAGTTGCGGGTCAGCCCGGAAACAAAGGATGACTTGAACCGCGACTTTTTCGTCCTTTCCAAAGGGCATGCCGGGCCTGCTCTATATGCTACCTTATTCCTAAAAGATTTTATTACGGAGGATTGGCTCTACACACTGAACCAGAACGGTACGAATTTGCCGTCGCATCCAGATAAGAACAAAACACCGGGCGTTGATATGACAACCGGGTCGCTGGGGCAAGGCATTTCCGCTGCCACGGGGATTGCCTATGGGAATAAACTTGCCGGGCGAGAAAACTACACGTATTGCATCGTGGGCGACGGAGAGTTGAACGAAGGACAATGCTGGGAAGCGATCCAGTTTGCCGCTCATAGACAGCTCGATCATTTCATTCTGTTCATCGATGACAACAAGAAACAACTCGATGGCTATACAACTGAAATCTGCAATCCGTTTGATTTCGAAGCGAAATTCGCTGCTTTCGGATTCCATACGCTGAAAGCTGACGGCTCTTCGGTTGAGGAAATCAACGGAGCGATTGAAAGAGCTAAATCCCTAACCGACAAACCAACCGCCATCGTCCTGGACACGGTGAAGGGACAAGGGGTTCCGTACATTGAAGACATGTACAGCAACCACCACATTCGCGTGGATGATGAGGCGAAGGCCGCCATCGAAGCGACTACTGAAAAAATCGGCATTGAGATAGGAGTGAGATAAGGATGACTTTTGAAGCGAAATTGGGGAAAACAGAAATGCGCGAAGTATACCGTGAATTTTTGTTGGATAAAGCAAGAAAAGACGACAGCATCGTTGTGCTGGAAGCAGACTTATCGAGCTCGATGTCCACGGATAAAATCAAGGATGAACTTGGCGGCCGGTATATTAATGTGGGCATCATGGAAGCCCAAGAGGTTTGTTGTGCCGCTGGACTTTCAGTAGCCGGATTCAAACCGTACATCCATACTTTCGGACCATTTGCGAGCAGACGGGTATTCGACCAGATCTTCATCTCGGTCGCTTATGCCGGAACGAATGTGACCATCATCGGCTCGGATGCGGGCGTCACAGCGGAGGCCAATGGTGGAACGCATATGCCTTTCGAGGAGTTGTCCTTATTGCGTGCCATCCCGGATGCGCATGTCTATGAAGCCAGCGATGACAAGTGCTTGCGTGCTATCCTGGAAGAAACGTACCATACCGATGGCTTGAACTATGTGCGGATGATCCGCAAAAATGCGATCGAAATCTATCCGGAAGGCGAAACTTTCGAAGACGGCTTCAAGCTATTGCGGGAAGGCTCCGACGTCAGCATCATCGCTTCGGGAATCATGGTAGCCGATGCCCTGCAAGCTGCAGATCAGTTAGCGGAAGAAGGCATCTCGGCCACGGTCATCGACCTTTACCGGGTCAAACCGGTGAATGAAGCGGCTTTATTGAAGGCAGCTGAAACAGGCGCTATCGTGACGGCAGAAAACCACAATGTCATCGGCGGCATCGGTAGCGCGGTAGCCGAAACATTGGCCGAACTTAAACCGACTTTGCAATATCGCGTCGGCGTCCGCGAAGCTTTTGGGCAAGTCGGGAAAGCGGATTATCTGAAGGAACAATACGGTCTGACCGTGGGAAACATCGTCGCACAGGCCAAAAAATTAGTGAATCAAAAAGCCAAGGTTGGCGTGAACGTGTAATGTCTGAAAAGGAACGGAAAGCAGGGGATGTCCCGTTTTTCCGTTCCTTTTTTTGCTTGACCTAGGCAATATTTTTGGCCGTCTCATTGGGAGGCGGCTCTGTTTGTCGCGGAAAGATGGATAACTGGCCGTTATCCATGCTTTTCGTCCGGTGGTGGTTCGAAAAGATGGATTCATAAATTTTATTCATCTTTTTCGCATGTCAGACGCTCGAAAACATGGATACTTTTCGGTTATCCATGGTTTTCCGTGCGGCTCATGCCGCAGAATGTGAACATGTATAAATAAAAAGAGGCTATCTCCAAATGAGACAGCCCCTTTTTATTGAAGTATTTAATCTATACCTTGAAAGAACTAAGCCAAAATCGCTTTTTCTAGCGGAGACCCGTTCTTATGAAAGCCTTCCATTTTGTATTCGCCTGAAAATTTAGAAACTTTATCCATATTTGTAATGACTACTATGATGGATGAATCTTTCTTTTCATTCGCAAGAGTTTGTAGATCCACGTGAGCAATTTTTGTTTGTGGTGTAACAGATTCTCCTTTTTTAACGAATACATCAAATCCCTTTCCATTTAAACTTACTGTATCAATACCCATATGAA contains these protein-coding regions:
- a CDS encoding transketolase, with the translated sequence MDSTAIRHFADQIRYYTLKELNYMGYGHYGGSLSIVETLAVLYGHQLRVSPETKDDLNRDFFVLSKGHAGPALYATLFLKDFITEDWLYTLNQNGTNLPSHPDKNKTPGVDMTTGSLGQGISAATGIAYGNKLAGRENYTYCIVGDGELNEGQCWEAIQFAAHRQLDHFILFIDDNKKQLDGYTTEICNPFDFEAKFAAFGFHTLKADGSSVEEINGAIERAKSLTDKPTAIVLDTVKGQGVPYIEDMYSNHHIRVDDEAKAAIEATTEKIGIEIGVR
- a CDS encoding transketolase C-terminal domain-containing protein, which encodes MTFEAKLGKTEMREVYREFLLDKARKDDSIVVLEADLSSSMSTDKIKDELGGRYINVGIMEAQEVCCAAGLSVAGFKPYIHTFGPFASRRVFDQIFISVAYAGTNVTIIGSDAGVTAEANGGTHMPFEELSLLRAIPDAHVYEASDDKCLRAILEETYHTDGLNYVRMIRKNAIEIYPEGETFEDGFKLLREGSDVSIIASGIMVADALQAADQLAEEGISATVIDLYRVKPVNEAALLKAAETGAIVTAENHNVIGGIGSAVAETLAELKPTLQYRVGVREAFGQVGKADYLKEQYGLTVGNIVAQAKKLVNQKAKVGVNV